A section of the Malania oleifera isolate guangnan ecotype guangnan chromosome 2, ASM2987363v1, whole genome shotgun sequence genome encodes:
- the LOC131147674 gene encoding cytochrome P450 86A1 translates to MAPETLSSVALVVAATASAYLIWFYFLARKLSGPKVLPVVGSLPFLFLNRQRIHDWIADNLRRTGPSATYQTTTVALPFFARRQAFYTVTCHPKNIEHVLRTHFDNYPKGPTWQAAFHDLLGHGIFNSDGDTWLLQRKTAALEFTTRTLRLAMGRWVNRTIKSRLWRILDTAAKDKCHVDLQDLLLRLTFDNICGLTFGKDPETLTPGLHDNPFCVAFDNATEATLQRLLYPGFLWRVKKAVGIGAEEKLKKNLEVVENYLNDAIAARKETPSDDLLSRFMKKKDANGNLFPGAVLQRIALNFLLAGRDTSSVALSWFFWLVMNHPAVEGKIIKEISTVLKDTRGADQGKWVEEPLGFEEADRLVYLKAALAETLRLYPSVPEDFKYVVSDDVLPDGTFVPAGSTVTYSIYSMGRMKAVWGEDCSEFRPERWLSACGDRFEPPKDGYKFVAFNAGPRTCLGKDLAYLQMKSVASAVLLRYRLSPVPGHRVEQKMSLTLFMKNGLHVYLHPRELARAGAATSA, encoded by the coding sequence ATGGCGCCCGAAACCCTCTCCTCCGTCGCCTTGGTCGTGGCTGCCACCGCGTCGGCGTATCTCATATGGTTTTACTTCCTTGCCCGGAAGCTCTCCGGCCCCAAGGTCCTCCCTGTGGTGGGCAGCCTCCCCTTTCTCTTCCTCAACCGCCAGAGAATCCATGACTGGATCGCCGACAACCTCCGCCGCACCGGCCCCTCCGCCACCTACCAGACAACCACCGTCGCCCTCCCCTTCTTCGCCCGGCGCCAGGCCTTCTACACCGTCACCTGCCATCCCAAGAACATCGAGCACGTCCTCCGCACCCACTTCGACAACTACCCTAAGGGCCCCACTTGGCAGGCCGCCTTCCACGACCTCCTCGGCCACGGCATCTTCAACAGCGACGGCGACACGTGGCTCCTCCAGCGCAAGACCGCGGCCCTCGAGTTTACCACCCGGACCCTCCGACTCGCCATGGGCCGCTGGGTCAACCGGACCATCAAGAGCCGCCTCTGGCGCATTTTAGACACAGCCGCTAAGGATAAATGCCACGTGGACTTGCAGGATTTGCTGCTCCGCCTCACGTTCGACAACATCTGCGGGCTCACCTTCGGGAAGGACCCGGAAACGCTCACCCCGGGTCTGCACGATAATCCATTTTGCGTCGCGTTTGACAACGCCACGGAGGCGACCCTCCAGCGGTTGCTCTACCCAGGTTTCTTGTGGCGGGTAAAGAAGGCGGTTGGAATAGGAGCGGAGGAGAAGTTGAAGAAGAACCTCGAAGTTGTCGAAAATTACCTAAATGATGCCATCGCCGCTAGGAAGGAGACGCCCTCCGACGACCTCTTGTCCCGCTTCATGAAGAAAAAGGACGCCAACGGAAACCTGTTCCCGGGCGCCGTCCTCCAGCGCATCGCCCTCAACTTCCTCCTCGCAGGCCGGGACACGTCATCCGTCGCGCTGAGCTGGTTCTTCTGGCTCGTCATGAACCACCCGGCTGTCGAGGGCAAGATCATCAAGGAAATATCGACGGTTCTGAAGGACACTCGTGGCGCAGATCAGGGTAAATGGGTGGAGGAGCCGTTGGGTTTCGAGGAGGCCGATAGGCTGGTGTATCTAAAAGCGGCGCTGGCAGAAACGCTGCGTCTGTACCCATCTGTTCCAGAGGACTTCAAGTACGTGGTCTCCGACGATGTTTTGCCTGACGGGACGTTCGTTCCCGCGGGATCGACGGTGACTTACTCGATATACTCAATGGGGAGGATGAAGGCAGTGTGGGGGGAGGACTGCTCAGAGTTTCGACCGGAGCGGTGGCTGTCCGCATGTGGGGACAGGTTCGAACCGCCCAAGGACGGGTACAAGTTCGTGGCGTTCAATGCTGGACCGAGGACTTGCTTGGGGAAGGACCTGGCTTACCTGCAGATGAAGTCGGTGGCTTCGGCCGTACTGTTGAGGTATCGTCTGTCTCCGGTTCCCGGTCACCGGGTGGAGCAGAAGATGTCCCTGACGCTGTTCATGAAGAATGGGCTCCACGTGTACTTGCACCCACGTGAACTTGCTCGTGCAGGCGCTGCCACCTCTGCTTAA